From Streptomyces sp. NBC_00775, one genomic window encodes:
- a CDS encoding acyl-CoA dehydrogenase family protein: MEFGWNEGQQARYDEVLDATRDAFPAAPGAGHGFYTRKDWLRLGEIGMLGSCLPKEYGGQGLGALDTARVVEAVGRGCADTGLVFGAAAHTFACAVPLARFGGDALRRRLLPELAAGRLIAGNAMTEPEAGSDSSRLGMTATPTDGGFVLNGTKSFVSNGPAADVYVTYATVNPKMGFLGVTGLVVDRDTPGVVVGKPYEKMGLHSCPAGPVTFEDCFVPEEQVLGGVGAGAAIFQHSMGWERACLFALYLGLLDRLVEQCVAHARERRQFGRRIGEFQSVANRIADMKLRLESARLLLYRACWSMDQGDASVLEIALSKLAVSEGVLASAADAVRVFGGRGYLREDGIEAALRDAVPSTIFSGTSDIQRQLIVKEIGL, translated from the coding sequence GTGGAGTTCGGCTGGAACGAGGGCCAACAGGCCCGCTACGACGAGGTATTGGACGCGACGCGGGACGCGTTCCCCGCGGCGCCCGGCGCGGGCCACGGCTTCTACACCCGCAAGGACTGGCTGCGGCTCGGCGAGATCGGCATGCTCGGGTCCTGCCTGCCCAAGGAGTACGGCGGGCAGGGCCTCGGCGCGCTCGACACCGCGCGCGTCGTGGAGGCCGTGGGCCGTGGCTGCGCCGACACCGGTCTGGTGTTCGGCGCGGCGGCGCACACCTTCGCCTGCGCCGTACCCCTCGCGCGGTTCGGCGGCGATGCCCTGCGCCGGCGCCTGCTGCCCGAGCTGGCGGCGGGCCGGCTGATCGCGGGGAACGCGATGACGGAGCCGGAGGCCGGCTCGGACTCCTCGCGCCTCGGCATGACCGCGACGCCCACCGACGGCGGGTTCGTGCTCAACGGCACGAAGAGCTTCGTCTCCAACGGACCGGCCGCCGATGTGTACGTGACCTACGCGACCGTCAATCCCAAGATGGGCTTCCTCGGGGTCACGGGGCTGGTCGTCGACCGGGACACGCCCGGCGTCGTCGTGGGCAAGCCCTACGAGAAGATGGGCCTGCACTCCTGCCCGGCCGGCCCGGTCACCTTCGAGGACTGCTTCGTGCCCGAGGAGCAGGTGCTCGGCGGCGTCGGCGCGGGCGCGGCGATCTTCCAGCACTCCATGGGCTGGGAGCGCGCGTGCCTCTTCGCCCTCTACCTCGGTCTGCTCGACCGGCTCGTGGAACAGTGCGTCGCGCACGCCCGGGAGCGCCGTCAGTTCGGGCGCAGGATCGGCGAGTTCCAGTCGGTGGCGAACCGCATCGCCGACATGAAGCTGCGCCTGGAGAGCGCCCGGCTGCTGCTGTACCGCGCCTGCTGGTCGATGGACCAGGGCGACGCGTCCGTACTGGAGATCGCCCTGTCGAAGCTGGCCGTGTCCGAGGGCGTGCTGGCGTCCGCCGCCGACGCGGTGCGGGTCTTCGGGGGCCGCGGCTATCTGCGTGAGGACGGCATCGAGGCCGCGCTGCGCGACGCCGTGCCCAGCACGATCTTCTCGGGAACCTCGGACATCCAGCGTCAGTTGATAGTGAAGGAGATAGGCCTGTGA
- a CDS encoding amino acid adenylation domain-containing protein, protein MRLHQLVIDSARRAPDAPAVRSSQGVFSYRELDDLADRYAAALHRRGVRPGDRVVLWTHKTLDAIALMQGALRVGAIYAPVSANNPAARVRRIAASCTPALVVADPDGIRRATAAGWDDSLPLTSFDEVREEAPAADAPAPYENEPDEPAYILYTSGSTGEPKGVCISHRNALSFIRWAADEVGVTADDRLSNHAPFNFDLSVFDLYATFLAGASVVLVPEGLAYDPAQLGALMRRERISVWYSVPSALVLMMQRGELLSDEPPADLRVCVFAGEPFPIQQVHELRKAWPDVRMLNWYGPTETNVCTSYEVTDRDLGSTRPLPIGTAVSGDRIRIHPPREREGEIVVSGPTVMLGYWGQEPHKGAYYTGDIGRMGPDGMLEYVGRRDHMVKVRGHRIELGDIETVVCAHPKVASASCVVVGDGLDAKIHAVVVPEGPEGPGLLELKRECADRLPLYMVVDAVHVVPELPLTGNGKTDRQALLKQITALDAR, encoded by the coding sequence GTGAGGCTCCACCAGCTCGTCATCGACTCCGCCCGGCGCGCCCCGGACGCCCCGGCCGTGCGCTCGTCCCAGGGGGTGTTCAGCTACCGGGAGCTGGACGACCTCGCCGACCGGTACGCGGCGGCGCTGCACCGCCGCGGCGTGCGCCCCGGCGACCGGGTCGTGCTGTGGACCCACAAGACCCTCGACGCCATCGCCCTCATGCAGGGCGCGCTGCGCGTCGGCGCGATCTACGCACCGGTCAGCGCCAACAACCCGGCCGCCCGGGTCCGGCGGATCGCCGCCAGCTGCACGCCCGCCCTCGTCGTGGCCGACCCCGACGGCATCCGCCGCGCCACGGCCGCCGGCTGGGACGACTCCCTGCCGCTCACCTCCTTCGACGAGGTCCGCGAGGAGGCCCCGGCGGCCGACGCGCCGGCGCCGTACGAGAACGAGCCCGACGAGCCGGCGTACATCCTCTACACCTCCGGCTCCACCGGTGAGCCCAAGGGCGTGTGCATCAGCCACAGGAACGCCCTCTCCTTCATCCGCTGGGCCGCCGACGAGGTGGGCGTCACCGCGGACGACCGGCTCTCCAACCACGCGCCGTTCAACTTCGACCTCTCCGTCTTCGACCTGTACGCCACCTTCCTGGCCGGCGCCTCGGTCGTCCTGGTCCCCGAGGGCCTGGCGTACGACCCCGCCCAGCTGGGCGCGCTGATGCGCCGCGAACGGATCTCCGTCTGGTACTCGGTGCCGTCCGCGCTGGTCCTGATGATGCAGCGCGGCGAGCTGCTCAGCGACGAGCCGCCCGCCGATCTGCGGGTGTGCGTGTTCGCCGGGGAGCCGTTCCCCATCCAGCAGGTCCACGAGCTGCGCAAGGCGTGGCCGGACGTACGGATGCTCAACTGGTACGGGCCGACCGAGACCAATGTGTGCACCAGTTACGAGGTCACCGACCGCGATCTGGGCAGCACCCGTCCGCTGCCGATCGGCACCGCCGTCAGCGGCGACCGCATCCGGATACACCCGCCGCGCGAGCGTGAGGGCGAGATCGTGGTCAGCGGTCCGACGGTGATGCTCGGCTACTGGGGCCAGGAGCCTCACAAGGGCGCCTACTACACCGGTGACATCGGCCGGATGGGGCCCGACGGGATGCTGGAGTACGTGGGCCGGCGCGACCACATGGTCAAGGTGCGCGGGCATCGCATCGAGCTCGGCGACATCGAGACGGTGGTCTGCGCCCATCCCAAGGTCGCCTCGGCGTCGTGTGTCGTGGTGGGCGACGGTCTGGACGCGAAGATCCACGCCGTGGTGGTGCCAGAGGGCCCGGAGGGTCCCGGCCTGCTCGAACTCAAGCGCGAGTGCGCCGACCGGCTGCCCCTCTACATGGTGGTCGACGCGGTCCATGTCGTCCCCGAACTGCCCCTGACCGGCAACGGCAAGACGGACCGGCAGGCCCTGCTGAAGCAGATCACCGCCCTCGACGCGCGGTGA
- a CDS encoding flavin reductase family protein yields the protein MPERLSTSETLLDQVDLHTFRSVMGSLPTGVSVVTSLTADGEPRGLTCSAVCSVSASPPLLLVCVKQPSATLEAIHQSSVFAVNFLSAGMAETARTFASPVPERFEGVPWTQGKRTSAPLLDNTVAFAECILTSSHLAGDHQVLIGRLVHGDISTGLAPLAYWRAQFSEVRAHPAA from the coding sequence ATGCCTGAACGACTCAGCACCTCCGAGACCCTGCTGGACCAGGTGGACCTGCACACCTTCCGTTCGGTGATGGGTTCCCTGCCGACCGGGGTGAGCGTCGTCACCAGCCTCACGGCCGACGGCGAACCGCGCGGCCTCACCTGTAGCGCGGTGTGCAGCGTGTCGGCCTCGCCGCCGCTGCTGCTGGTCTGTGTCAAGCAGCCCAGCGCGACACTCGAAGCCATCCACCAGAGCTCGGTCTTCGCGGTGAACTTCCTCTCCGCCGGCATGGCCGAGACGGCCCGCACCTTCGCCTCCCCGGTGCCCGAGCGGTTCGAGGGCGTGCCCTGGACCCAGGGCAAGCGCACTTCCGCGCCGCTGCTCGACAACACCGTGGCGTTCGCGGAGTGCATCCTGACGAGCAGTCATCTGGCGGGCGACCACCAGGTACTGATCGGCCGCCTGGTGCACGGCGACATCTCCACCGGTCTTGCGCCGCTTGCCTATTGGCGGGCGCAGTTCTCGGAGGTACGTGCGCACCCCGCCGCCTGA
- a CDS encoding NAD-dependent epimerase/dehydratase family protein produces the protein MRVIVFGASGMIGHGALRACLLDDTVTEVLAVVRSPLSAAHPKLRQIVHTDFTDYTAIQDQLKDLDACFYCLGVSAVGRREEEYTRVTHDYALAVAHALYAASPALTFVYVSGEGTDSTGRSRQMWARVKGRTENDLLAMPMTGYMFRPGYVQPVDGVTSRTRVYRVLYRVTAGLYPLLRRAFPRHVTTTDAVGRAMLAAARLNGAGPTVLRNPDINRLAAVGPGQAP, from the coding sequence GTGCGCGTCATTGTCTTCGGAGCGTCCGGCATGATCGGACACGGCGCACTGCGTGCCTGCCTTCTCGATGACACCGTCACTGAGGTACTCGCCGTCGTCCGGAGCCCTCTGTCCGCCGCCCACCCCAAGCTGCGGCAGATCGTCCACACCGACTTCACCGACTACACCGCCATCCAGGACCAGTTGAAGGACCTGGATGCCTGCTTCTACTGTCTCGGCGTCTCCGCGGTCGGCCGCCGGGAGGAGGAGTACACACGCGTCACCCATGACTACGCTCTCGCCGTAGCCCACGCCCTGTACGCCGCCAGTCCCGCGCTGACCTTCGTCTACGTCTCCGGCGAGGGCACCGACAGCACCGGACGGAGCCGCCAGATGTGGGCACGGGTCAAGGGCCGCACCGAAAACGATCTGCTGGCCATGCCGATGACGGGGTACATGTTCCGCCCCGGCTACGTCCAGCCCGTGGACGGAGTCACCTCCCGCACCCGTGTGTACCGCGTCCTGTACCGCGTCACCGCAGGCCTCTACCCGCTCCTGCGGCGCGCCTTCCCCCGCCATGTCACCACCACCGACGCCGTCGGCCGCGCCATGCTCGCCGCCGCCCGCCTGAACGGCGCCGGCCCCACGGTGCTGCGCAACCCCGACATTAACCGCCTCGCCGCGGTCGGGCCAGGACAAGCGCCCTAG
- a CDS encoding TetR/AcrR family transcriptional regulator, whose product MNTFQRARSEEQRDIRRRAILDTAAAMLDEMPASAVSLNELSRRVGLAKSNVLRYFESREAILLELLDHAWKQWTADLPEPLAAGIDAKLSGDERGEQLAAVVTTSLAERRVLCDLLSAQAGVLEHNVSPEVAARYKRAALANVDTLAALARVHLPELGDRAHQLAASMIMVIGAVWTHARPSQAMLAAYEADPTLAVLKMDFATALQEMLATLAAGTLARTSS is encoded by the coding sequence ATGAATACTTTCCAGCGTGCGCGTAGTGAGGAGCAGCGGGACATCCGGCGGCGGGCGATCCTCGACACCGCCGCCGCCATGCTCGACGAGATGCCCGCGAGCGCGGTCAGCCTCAACGAGCTGAGCCGTCGTGTCGGGCTGGCCAAGTCGAACGTACTGCGCTACTTCGAGTCCCGCGAGGCGATCCTGCTGGAGCTGCTGGACCACGCCTGGAAGCAGTGGACTGCCGACCTGCCGGAACCGCTGGCCGCCGGCATCGACGCGAAGCTGTCGGGGGACGAGCGTGGCGAGCAGCTCGCCGCGGTGGTCACCACCTCCCTCGCCGAGCGCCGCGTGCTGTGCGACCTGCTCAGCGCACAGGCCGGCGTACTGGAACACAACGTGTCCCCGGAGGTTGCTGCCCGCTACAAAAGAGCCGCGCTCGCCAACGTCGACACGCTCGCGGCCCTCGCCCGCGTTCACCTGCCCGAGCTGGGCGATCGGGCTCACCAGCTGGCCGCGTCCATGATCATGGTGATCGGTGCGGTGTGGACCCACGCCCGCCCGTCACAGGCGATGCTCGCTGCCTACGAAGCCGACCCGACCCTCGCTGTCCTGAAGATGGACTTCGCCACCGCCCTCCAGGAGATGCTGGCGACCCTCGCCGCCGGCACCCTCGCCCGTACCTCGTCCTGA
- a CDS encoding SDR family NAD(P)-dependent oxidoreductase, protein MNRTVVITGTTSGFGRDSVHLFASQGWNVVATVRKEKDLAIHHDLPNVKTLLLDVNDEAADAAFAEQAAAQFGGVDALVNNAGYYHMGPVEAASMEQIHDQFQTNVFGLIALTKAFVPYFRKQRSGVIVNIASISADQGYPYTAVYAASKAAVAAFSEGLNVEMADFGVAVKAIFPGAHATRIFTKIDQAGDVPEDYLSGMQRFFGMQGTGSSPAVTAKAIYEAVTDGKIEKVRYYTGPDGVAVPRVKQLLGADWYWEEFRNASTGSPSDLWKSLVTQGKEPVEFTL, encoded by the coding sequence ATGAACCGCACCGTTGTCATCACCGGCACCACCTCCGGCTTCGGCCGCGACAGCGTCCACCTGTTCGCGTCCCAGGGCTGGAACGTCGTGGCGACCGTCCGCAAGGAGAAGGACCTCGCCATCCACCATGACCTGCCGAACGTGAAGACCCTGCTGCTCGACGTCAACGACGAGGCGGCCGACGCCGCCTTCGCCGAACAGGCCGCCGCCCAGTTCGGAGGCGTCGACGCGCTGGTGAACAACGCCGGTTACTACCACATGGGCCCCGTCGAGGCCGCGTCGATGGAGCAGATCCACGACCAGTTCCAGACCAACGTCTTCGGCCTGATCGCCCTGACCAAAGCCTTCGTGCCGTACTTCCGCAAGCAGCGTTCCGGCGTGATCGTCAACATCGCCTCGATCAGCGCCGACCAGGGCTACCCCTACACCGCCGTCTACGCCGCCTCCAAGGCCGCGGTCGCGGCTTTCTCCGAGGGCCTCAACGTCGAGATGGCCGACTTCGGCGTCGCGGTCAAGGCGATCTTCCCGGGCGCCCACGCCACACGTATCTTCACCAAGATCGACCAGGCGGGCGACGTCCCCGAGGACTACCTGTCCGGCATGCAGCGCTTCTTCGGCATGCAGGGCACCGGCTCCAGCCCGGCCGTCACCGCGAAGGCCATCTACGAGGCCGTCACCGACGGCAAGATCGAGAAGGTCCGCTACTACACCGGACCCGACGGAGTCGCCGTACCCCGCGTCAAGCAGCTCCTGGGCGCCGACTGGTACTGGGAGGAGTTCCGCAACGCCTCCACCGGCAGCCCCAGCGACCTGTGGAAGAGCCTCGTCACGCAGGGCAAGGAGCCCGTCGAGTTCACCCTCTGA
- a CDS encoding thioesterase II family protein: protein MQQLSTPGPAATTSAPGGARQIRPTLLCLPHAGGAARAFAGLEAALPGAARMTLLELPGHGSRMTEPLREDFDAVMEDLIRGSAPHTTGQYVLLGHSMGAAFAYEMGRYWSALGRPPAGVVVVGRNGPTARRTLPDLHTLSASAFLESVRRLGGTPPQLFEHPELVKLFTPVLRADFTISETYTPLPGPPLACPLWVCAGVDDPMVDDPGLRDWENHGAGDVAIEWLPGNHFLLDDPAFHAYVAGVLRALPEAGTGA, encoded by the coding sequence ATGCAGCAGTTGAGCACGCCCGGACCGGCCGCCACCACGTCCGCGCCCGGCGGCGCCCGCCAGATCCGCCCCACGCTGCTGTGCCTGCCGCACGCGGGCGGTGCCGCGCGGGCCTTCGCCGGCCTGGAGGCCGCGCTGCCGGGGGCCGCGAGGATGACGCTGCTGGAGCTGCCGGGGCACGGCAGCAGGATGACCGAGCCGCTGCGTGAGGACTTCGACGCGGTCATGGAGGACCTGATCCGCGGCTCCGCCCCGCACACCACGGGACAGTACGTGCTGCTCGGGCACAGCATGGGCGCGGCGTTCGCCTACGAGATGGGCCGCTACTGGAGCGCCCTGGGCCGCCCTCCGGCCGGAGTCGTCGTGGTGGGGCGCAACGGCCCCACCGCACGCCGCACCCTGCCGGACCTGCACACCCTGTCGGCGTCGGCGTTCCTGGAGTCCGTGCGCCGGCTCGGCGGCACCCCGCCGCAGCTCTTCGAACACCCCGAACTGGTCAAGCTGTTCACCCCCGTGCTGCGCGCCGACTTCACCATCTCGGAGACGTACACCCCGCTGCCCGGACCGCCGCTGGCGTGCCCGCTGTGGGTGTGCGCGGGCGTGGACGACCCCATGGTGGACGATCCGGGCCTGCGGGACTGGGAGAACCACGGCGCCGGCGACGTCGCCATCGAGTGGCTGCCCGGCAACCACTTCCTGCTCGACGACCCGGCGTTCCACGCGTATGTGGCGGGGGTGCTGCGGGCGTTGCCCGAAGCGGGGACGGGGGCCTGA
- a CDS encoding 4'-phosphopantetheinyl transferase family protein: MTQAMTQLAARPVTARRPGPPTGEVHVWSVREPGPGQETALWRCLELLSPDELRRWRHMVPSQRTLYASAHAALRTVTAAYAGLTASQVTFTAGRLGKPYVSGDPGLRVSLAHTEGMSLVAVSRDGPTGVDVERIRPLRDPAGLRRQVLSDHEAAQWPADREGPLNSGLFTHWACKEAVLKALGSGLAGDLTAVRVTPGARRAGPVRVQSAPGSAARTWNLQLIDVGPEFRAAVAVAGGGGVVRVYPLEPGEWPEPPPLPSSPATPTTPTGSPRTHLTREIPRCSS; the protein is encoded by the coding sequence ATGACCCAAGCCATGACTCAACTGGCGGCCCGACCGGTGACCGCGCGCCGGCCCGGACCGCCGACCGGAGAAGTGCACGTCTGGTCGGTACGGGAGCCCGGCCCCGGGCAGGAAACGGCACTGTGGCGCTGTCTGGAGCTGCTCTCGCCGGACGAGCTGCGGCGGTGGCGGCACATGGTGCCCTCGCAGCGCACGCTGTACGCCTCGGCGCATGCCGCGCTGCGTACCGTGACGGCCGCGTACGCCGGACTTACCGCGTCCCAAGTCACCTTCACCGCAGGCAGGTTGGGCAAGCCCTATGTGTCGGGTGACCCGGGTCTGCGGGTCAGCCTGGCGCATACGGAGGGGATGTCCCTGGTGGCGGTGAGCCGTGACGGGCCCACCGGCGTCGACGTCGAACGGATCAGACCCCTCAGGGATCCGGCGGGCCTGCGCCGCCAGGTGCTCTCCGACCACGAGGCGGCACAGTGGCCTGCGGACCGCGAAGGCCCCCTGAACAGCGGCCTGTTCACCCACTGGGCGTGCAAGGAGGCGGTCCTCAAGGCTCTCGGCAGCGGCCTGGCGGGAGATCTCACCGCGGTGCGGGTCACGCCCGGCGCGCGACGTGCGGGTCCGGTACGGGTGCAGTCGGCCCCCGGCTCGGCCGCACGGACATGGAATCTCCAACTCATCGACGTAGGACCCGAGTTCAGGGCCGCCGTGGCGGTCGCCGGGGGCGGCGGCGTCGTACGCGTGTACCCGCTCGAACCCGGTGAGTGGCCCGAACCGCCGCCGCTCCCTTCGAGTCCCGCGACACCCACGACCCCGACCGGAAGCCCTCGCACCCACCTCACCAGGGAGATCCCGCGATGCAGCAGTTGA
- a CDS encoding acyl carrier protein — protein MASDRDELIAQLTEFVQDRLLAEPDSQGIAPDTPLLEWGILTSINTAQLLTFIRDELGTNIPPTELTGTNFQNLDSITDLLLSLRTPAH, from the coding sequence GTGGCCAGTGACCGCGACGAACTGATCGCCCAGCTCACCGAGTTCGTCCAGGACCGGCTTCTCGCGGAGCCCGACTCGCAGGGCATCGCCCCGGACACCCCGTTGCTCGAGTGGGGAATCCTCACCTCGATCAACACCGCTCAGCTGCTCACCTTCATCCGGGACGAGCTGGGAACCAACATCCCGCCGACCGAGCTGACCGGCACCAACTTCCAGAACCTGGACAGCATCACCGACCTGCTGCTGTCCCTGCGTACGCCCGCTCACTGA
- a CDS encoding NAD(P)/FAD-dependent oxidoreductase, producing MSETSANYDYDIGIIGGGPAGSTAASYLAKEGLSVVVFESETFPREHVGESLVPATTPVLIETGAMEKVEAAGFPKKYGAAWTSAEDRNIDHLGFQGLDHDFRAAEVLFSERDQAGVDRDHTFHVDRGKFDQILLQHAESLGAKVYHGVRVNRVDFTDRDRPVIQAKVGNQSVGVPVRMVIDASGRRTMMGSQLKVKEPDPVFNQYAVHTWFDDFDRKALAVNKDQADYIFIHFLPLEDTWVWQIPITDTITSIGVVTQKARFKEAKNDLETFFWDTIGSRPALQDALKNAKRVKEFKAEGDYSYSLSKVADDSLVMIGDAARFVDPIFSSGVSVALNSARLAAADIIAAHKAGDFRKERFDGYVNTLRGAVNNWYEFISIYYRLNILFTAFVQDPRYRLDVLKMLQGDVYDGEPKALAAMREIVEAVEADPNHLWHKYLGTLKAPSAAAKF from the coding sequence GTGTCCGAGACATCGGCGAACTACGACTACGACATCGGCATCATCGGCGGCGGTCCGGCCGGCTCCACCGCCGCCTCCTATCTCGCCAAGGAGGGGTTGTCCGTGGTGGTCTTCGAATCGGAGACCTTTCCGCGCGAGCACGTCGGCGAGTCGCTGGTCCCGGCCACGACGCCGGTGCTCATCGAGACCGGCGCCATGGAGAAGGTCGAGGCCGCGGGCTTCCCCAAGAAGTACGGCGCCGCCTGGACCTCCGCCGAGGACCGGAACATCGACCACTTGGGCTTCCAGGGCCTGGACCACGACTTCCGCGCCGCCGAGGTCCTCTTCAGCGAGCGCGACCAGGCCGGCGTCGACCGCGACCACACCTTCCACGTCGACCGCGGCAAGTTCGACCAGATCCTCCTCCAGCACGCGGAGAGCCTGGGCGCGAAGGTCTACCACGGTGTCCGCGTCAACCGCGTCGACTTCACCGACCGGGACCGCCCGGTCATCCAGGCGAAGGTCGGCAACCAGTCCGTCGGCGTCCCCGTCCGCATGGTCATCGACGCCAGCGGCCGCCGCACCATGATGGGCAGCCAGCTCAAGGTCAAGGAGCCGGACCCGGTCTTCAACCAGTACGCGGTGCACACCTGGTTCGACGACTTCGACCGCAAGGCCCTCGCGGTCAACAAGGACCAGGCGGACTACATCTTCATCCACTTCCTCCCGCTGGAGGACACCTGGGTCTGGCAGATCCCGATCACGGACACCATCACCTCCATAGGTGTCGTGACACAGAAGGCCCGGTTCAAGGAGGCCAAGAACGACCTGGAGACCTTCTTCTGGGACACCATCGGCAGCCGCCCGGCCCTCCAGGACGCGCTGAAGAACGCCAAGCGGGTCAAGGAGTTCAAGGCCGAGGGCGACTACAGCTACTCACTGAGCAAGGTCGCCGACGACTCGCTCGTGATGATCGGTGACGCGGCCCGGTTCGTGGACCCGATCTTCTCCAGCGGTGTCAGCGTCGCGCTCAACAGCGCCCGTCTGGCCGCTGCCGACATCATCGCGGCGCACAAGGCCGGGGACTTTCGCAAGGAGCGGTTCGACGGGTACGTCAACACGCTCCGCGGCGCGGTCAACAACTGGTACGAGTTCATCTCGATCTACTACCGCCTCAACATCCTCTTCACGGCGTTCGTCCAGGACCCGCGCTACCGCCTGGACGTCCTCAAGATGCTCCAGGGCGATGTGTACGACGGGGAGCCCAAGGCCCTGGCCGCGATGCGGGAGATCGTCGAGGCGGTCGAGGCCGACCCGAACCACCTCTGGCACAAGTACCTGGGGACGCTCAAGGCCCCCTCCGCGGCGGCCAAGTTCTGA